Proteins from one Pagrus major chromosome 1, Pma_NU_1.0 genomic window:
- the LOC141005769 gene encoding homeobox protein Nkx-2.5-like, with protein MLLGGLHFLGAAQQELDDMMLQSPLTSTPFSVKDILKLEQQQQQQQQSGALELQHRSHTQQQLAGSPPQQQQQHFQTPPSCMLAGARDSPPFSDGEDNLAYLSALAVREEDRGETSLSPDMYVHPGLQGAKLEAAELEEQESKSCGLVSREEAVEGGQGDSERPVQKQRSRRRPRVLFSQAQVFELERRFKQQRYLSAPEREHLATTLKLTSNQVKIWFQNRRYKCKRQRQDKSLEAAGQHHPPPPRRVAVPVLVRDGKPCLGGAQSYAAAAPYGSNPYSYNGYQAYTYNSPAYNTNYSCTYTSIPALPPSSTSNAFMNMNLGNVSGLGGSPQAQTHQGTAVTSCQGSLQGIRAW; from the exons ATGTTACTCGGCGGGCTTCATTTCCTCGGTGCTGCACAGCAGGAGCTGGATGACATGATGCTGCAGAGCCCGCTCACCTCCACGCCGTTTTCTGTCAAGGATATCCTcaagctggagcagcagcagcagcagcagcagcagtcaggagCCCTGGAGCTCCAGCACCGGTCACAcactcagcagcagctggccgGCTCTCctccccagcagcagcagcagcatttccAAACCCCGCCGTCCTGCATGCTCGCCGGGGCCCGGGACAGTCCCCCCTTCTCAGACGGAGAGGACAACCTGGCGTACCTCAGCGCGCTGGCGGTGCGGGAGGAGGACCGCGGGGAGACCAGCCTGTCCCCGGACATGTACGTGCATCCCGGGCTGCAGGGAGCCAAGCTGGAAGCCGCCgagctggaggagcaggagagca AGAGCTGTGGGTTGGTGTCCCGGGAGGAGGCAGTGGAAGGCGGGCAGGGCGACTCGGAGCGGCCGGTGCAGAAGCAGAGGAGCCGGCGGAGACCCAGGGTGCTCTTCTCCCAGGCGCAGGTCTTCGAGCTGGAGCGGCGCTTCAAGCAGCAGCGCTACCTGTCCGCCCCTGAGCGCGAGCACCTGGCGACCACCCTCAAACTCACCTCGAACCAGGTGAAGATCTGGTTCCAGAACCGCCGCTACAAGTGCAAACGGCAGCGGCAGGACAAGTCTCTGGAGGCGGCGGGGCAGCACCACCCTCCCCCGCCTCGGCGCGTCGCCGTGCCGGTGCTGGTCCGGGATGGGAAGCCGTGTCTGGGCGGCGCGCAGAGCTACGCGGCTGCTGCTCCGTACGGCTCCAACCCGTACAGTTATAACGGATACCAGGCGTACACATACAACAGCCCCGCTTACAACACCAACTACAGCTGCACATACACCAGCATCCCTGCCCTGCCCCCGTCCAGCACCTCCAACGCCTTCATGAACATGAACTTGGGGAACGTGAGCGGCCTCGGCGGCTCCCCACAGGCCCAAACACACCAAGGGACAGCGGTCACATCCTGCCAGGGCTCCCTGCAGGGGATCCGGGCCTGGTAG